In Euphorbia lathyris chromosome 2, ddEupLath1.1, whole genome shotgun sequence, the sequence GGGGCATGTTTTCAAAGGCGAGGGTTACAAGAATCCAACAGATGAACGCCACTGTGTGAATAGCATTTCAATCAAATTTCTTCCTGCTAATTGAAGGATTTTAATTACTTGTTTTCCTAGATTAAGCTCTGTTCTCATTAGTTACTCAATAAAGTGTCTGCCCTTTTTTATTACTTCTAAACTGGCAAGTTATGAATGATCAACAACTGCGTTTTTCTTAAgtaattgtacaattttaagcCGTTCAAAGTTTCtccaactctctctctctatatatgtatgtatagtAGCATATCCCTACACTCCATAGTTGTAGGAATTCAGTCTTCAATCAGTGAATTGTCAAACATAtaaattagggataaggtaagccaattataattttatctctaacatcaTATATTATATAGTACAATTGAAGGACTGGAACAATTTTTGAGATGCAAATTTCATAATTCTAGCTATCAACTGGGGTAGGAATAGGTAAAGCATAATCCATACATGGAAGTGTCAAAAATTGTAACATTCTCAATATTAATTGAGACCTGTAaaactataaaaagaaaaataatccCACAAATTAGGTTTTTGATGAAATTCTTCAGTTTCCCTtgtgattcttcttcttcatatcATTGCATGCCTTCAAAGCTTGAACTTCTGTTAGGCATTTTAACAAACACCTCAACTACATTACCATTTAAACTAACAATCGCCCTAGTTAATGAAgtgaaaactaaaaaataaagagATCAAATGAAACACTCATATTATACGAAATAGCAGCTAAATTCAACTTAAACAAGAAAACCCCCACCAAAATAGAATGGATTTTTATGAGCATACCTTTCTGGCAAGATTTCCAGTTCCTATTGTTGTCGACAAGACAAtcctgagaaaagaaaaagaaaatggaaatgaATCATAATGACTTAGTTTTGTAGAATCAGTTATGGGTATAGGAGTTATATTCACCTGTAATGAGAGGTAGAGAGAGGAGCATTCTCTAAGCTGTTTGACGTTCTCGTCATCTTCATCAGCATCGCTCTGGTGCAACGGCGACTGGTGGTCGTTAGCTGGAAGAGATTGGGCCATTCTGCTGTCTGGGTCGGCGGTATTGTTTGTGGATTACTATTTCTATTTGGATTAATTTCAATTGAGAGATCACTGTGATGAACAATAGTTGAGTTTTAAGTtcatttctttttaataaattcaccaaacttttctttttatttcaattatttaCACGTATAACATGTGAAAAGAAAACTTACATTTTTCATTTACTTAATCTATTTgtaacaacaataaaaaaaaaatcggcttaatacatcatttgatcccttaatttttccaaaaagtttgattgcccccctgaattttcaaagtgtcccgataacccctcaacttgtataaaatgttcagttagtttcatgaacttgtgtaaaatgtaattaatcactcggttacaaaaaaaaatgcatgtgaGACATAGTTTTAAAAGGCGATCGCCTCGGTCACTTCAGGTGAGAGGCGACAGGGGCGATCACCTCACCGCCTTCGGCTGACCTGCAAGAGGCGATCGTCTCACCCTCTCAGGCGAGAGGCGGTCGCCTCTTGTAGGTAAGGCGACAAGtcagtatttaaaaaaaaaaaaccctaattaaTAGACTTCAAGACCAAATAGACAGAAGACAGCGATGGAATTAAAGAAATAGAACAAAAACGACTCTCTCTTCACCACACCACCGATTCTTCTCCTCTCCACCACCGATTCTTCTCCAACGGTTCTCTCGCCGGCGGTCAGTCATCAATCACCACCGGTATGTTTTTTCTCCCATTTCCTTTTAATTATCtttatttcatctttctttttctgtttaggGTTAGAGTTTCCGATTCTTCTTCACTCTTGatttcttcttatattttttttctttccatgtAATTGTGTCGTTATGCTGTCGAATTTTTGTTGGAATTTCTAGTTTTGAGATATGATTTGAATTTATGCTttgaattgattatattttttctGTTTTGTGGAAGTTTATAGTAATAAATTACCtgtatatcatttttgttattAAGATATGTTTTCAATTGATTGAATTTTGTAGGTGTTTGGAAATGAGTGGTAGTGATAGTGCTACTGATTCTACTGCATCGAAAAAACCGAATGCAAGAGCGGATCCTTGTTGGAAGTATGTGACGCTAAACAAGCCACCTTCTACAAATGATCTCAAGTGTAACTTTTGTGAGTTTGTCTCCAAAGCTGGAATATGCCGAGCTAAGTATCACATTGCTGGAGGAAATACTAGTGTTCAGGTGTGCCAAAAATGTCCACCTCATGTGAAAGAAGaaattgctaattatcttgcatcTAAAAAGGCGGCACGTAAATTGGTGGAAGATGTAGATATCACCAATTTAGATAGTTTTGGGGATGATGAGACGGAGCTGGATGATCTTGGAGAGTCTGATAATAGGGGTGGAAAGAAAAGTCAATCTAAAATTCATATCCCAAAAAAACCAAGGGTGAATGGTCCAATGGATGTATTTTTCAAACAAGATGCTGAAAAGGCCGTGAAAGATAGAAAGTTGAGACAAACAACAATGAATGAAGCTTGCAAAAAAGAGTTGCGAGAAAAAGCTTGTGAGGATATAGCTAGGTGGATGTATGATGCAACAATTCCTTTTAATGTTGTAAATTATCCTAGCTTTGTTGTGATGCTAGAGTTCATTGGACAGTATGGTGTTGGGTTGAAGCCGCTTACAATGTATGAACTTCGAGTTCCCCTTTTGAATAAAGAAGTTAATAAAGTGAAGGATGAAATGAAATCAAATGAAGAAGAATGGGCAAAGTATGGATGTTCAATTATGGTTAATGGTTGGACAGACATTGATTAACTTTTTGGTTAATTCTCACAAAGGGACTGTTTTTA encodes:
- the LOC136219858 gene encoding uncharacterized protein → MAQSLPANDHQSPLHQSDADEDDENVKQLRECSSLYLSLQDCLVDNNRNWKSCQKEVQALKACNDMKKKNHKGN